From the genome of Vitis riparia cultivar Riparia Gloire de Montpellier isolate 1030 chromosome 2, EGFV_Vit.rip_1.0, whole genome shotgun sequence:
gttGTGTCATCGAGTAGAAACGCATCGAGCAAAAATACAGGTCCACACCAAGTTAGAATTGTGTCAATGAGTTTTTTTGTGTCTAacttattccatttattttttaaaaaataaaactttaaaacctaaaaaatgagaatttaaataatattttatacaacaacaatattaaaatttgattaaaaaagaaaaacacgaattttattttgtttttataaaaaataaaaataaaaagagcgGAGGTGGATGACGGTTTGACTGAGGACCATACGATAGGACAGACCCAGTTGAGTAATGGGCCGAAACGGAAGGGCGAAGGGAAGGAGTAGAGAAGGAGGTGAATAACATCACTTTCAGGAGCGTCGGGGGTGTAAATCCACTCACTCAGCGGCCGTACGGTGTGGGCGGGTAAGGTGGCGGAGTGGTTGGGAAGGTGGTGGGGGTGATGCGCAGGCTAAGCAGCGCACGCTAGCACCACTCCACCCACTCATCCCCCCTTCCTCCAATCCCCTTTTCTTCACACCTTCCTCCACTCCCACCTCCACCCATCATGCCAACCACCTTCATCTCCATCTCCATTTCCATCTCCACCTCCACCTCTTCTTGTCTCtctcctccaccaccaccaccaccactttGCTATCCTGCGCTTCCTTATTCTACGTCCCCAACCCCATGTCCGCTCCTGCTCGCAAGTTTCCGGCGCCCTGCTGGACCCACGACGAAACCGTAGCCCTCATCGACGCCTACCGTGAAAAATGGTACTCTCTCCGCCGCGGCAACCTCCGTGCCGCCGACTGGGACGCCGTTTCTGCCGCGGTCTCCCTTCGCTGCCACCTTGCGGCGCCCTCCAAGACCTCTGTCCAGTGCCGCCACAAGATCGAGAAGCTTCGCCAGCGCTACCGCGCCGAGAAGCAGAGGTGCGTCGCGTACCCTGGAGGATTTTGCTCTTCTTGGGTCTTCTTCGCCAACATGGATTCTATGGAACATGGATCCAACCAGAGTCAGACTTCAGATGATCCGAACCCTAATTTTGATTTCGATGGTAacaaatttcatttgaaaagtaGCCCTAATCCTGGCTTTGACGAAGAAGAAGGGTGTGGCTTGAAATCCGTTGGTGATGGGAGTTTAGTGCCTCCAGGGCCTAGAGCAAATAATTGTGGCAAGATTAATGGGTATTCTAACATTAATCTTGTTTCTGATGCTGGAGGTGGATTTCTTGTGAAAGCACCGGTTGGTAGGAATTTAGAATCTTTGGAACTCAAATCGAAAGTTTATAGTAACAGTGATGGGAATGTGAAAGCAAAACTTGATTTCAACCACTATGATGATGATAGGATGGATGCAGGAAGAAGGTTCCGCCTCAAAATGCAAGGTGTTGAAGATATGATACTTTCAGGTATTAGGTCAAAGAATTATGGCATGATAGATGGAAATTCCAATTCAAATCTTAGTGATGATATTAATGGAGATGGGTTTTGGATGAAAAACCCAAGGGGTCGAAATTATGCTCATAGTAATTCAAATCCAAAGCTTGATTCTAGGGTTTTGAATGGCCGTTCTGGGTCATTAAGATTAGGTTTTGGGAAGGAGAGTGGGGTTAGAGGGATTAAGAGAGAGACAGATCCAATTTCAGAGATGGTCTCATCAATTAGGTTGTTGGGAGAAGGGTTTGTGAAGATggagaagatgaagatggataTGGCTAGGGAGATTGAAAAAATGCGAATGGAGATGGAGATGAAGCGCAGTGAGATGTTGCTGGAGTCTCAGCAACAGATTGTTGATACTTTTATGAAGGGGTTtttggagaagaagaaaaagaaggcgAAGATGGTGCCTTCTGAGTTCTGATGCCTAGGACATGCAAGAGTGGGACTTCTTATTTCTGGTGTCAATGAAGTTCTGTGGAAAGTTCAAGTTCCAAGAAAACAAGATTTCTATGATCCTCACACAGAGATATGGGCTAGCAGGTTTTGAGATCATGTAAGTTTCTGTGAATTTTCACTTCCTCCCTTGTTCTGACTCATCTGAGTAGACTATGTGACTTGATTTGGTATATGAAAtgaatcttcttcttttttcttcttttatcccTTAAGCTGACCTTCAAATGATGCTAATCTGCTTTGTGAATTCGAAATGATGTGTTTACTGGGATATGGAATTGAGGCATTAAACCTCTGTAATCTGAAACTGAGAGTTTGGAAATTCCATAAGTAGGGTTTTTCATGTGTTATCATCATATGCCATTCaacccatttttgacataaaaggGCCAACATCAACCGTTTCTCAGGATGGATCTTGTCTCTGCCTTGTACCAAAACTGTAGGCTTATCCGCTGAGGTCAAACGGTTGTTACCACATCTTGTATGTCCTCGATTTGGTTATGATTTGTGCTGGCAGAGCCAAGGAAAGGCTAGACGAGACTTTCATTCATTTTTCCCAAATGTGCATTAGATAGAGCCGACAGATTCTTGAATGATTGGGATagttttttggaatttttttttgaagtcaAAATATAAAGCATATTTGGTTgtgtgattaaaaaataattttttattttt
Proteins encoded in this window:
- the LOC117907406 gene encoding protein FIP2, coding for MSAPARKFPAPCWTHDETVALIDAYREKWYSLRRGNLRAADWDAVSAAVSLRCHLAAPSKTSVQCRHKIEKLRQRYRAEKQRCVAYPGGFCSSWVFFANMDSMEHGSNQSQTSDDPNPNFDFDGNKFHLKSSPNPGFDEEEGCGLKSVGDGSLVPPGPRANNCGKINGYSNINLVSDAGGGFLVKAPVGRNLESLELKSKVYSNSDGNVKAKLDFNHYDDDRMDAGRRFRLKMQGVEDMILSGIRSKNYGMIDGNSNSNLSDDINGDGFWMKNPRGRNYAHSNSNPKLDSRVLNGRSGSLRLGFGKESGVRGIKRETDPISEMVSSIRLLGEGFVKMEKMKMDMAREIEKMRMEMEMKRSEMLLESQQQIVDTFMKGFLEKKKKKAKMVPSEF